The following is a genomic window from Paenibacillus thiaminolyticus.
CTGTGCTGACCAAATGGGACGGACAAGCCGGGGTGAGAGCGCAGTTGAGCCAACAGCTTGCCAAGATTCCGAAGGGGCTGCTGGCCGACATTTCCGAGATTAGCTTCTTCCCGTCTCCCTCGTACCCGGACCGAATTAAGATGTATACGCGTTCCGGATTCGAAGTTGTGACGACGGTATCGGCGCTGCCCGACAAGATCACGTATTTAAGCGGCGTCGTCGAGACGCAGGAGCCCGGCCGGATAACCATGCTCAAGGCCGACTCGTATATTCCGTATTCCAGTCTTCCGGATGAGCCTGACGAAATCGGCGCAGAAGAGGAACAAACAAGTACAAATGAGCAAGATAAGGAAAATAATGAGAATAACATGCAAGATGAACAAGAACAACAAAATGTGGATGAAGAAAAAAACTCTACTCAATAAACGGAATAAATGCTAGAATAAAGTTTATGGTATTTCCTGAACTCCCCTTCTTTTTGATCTGCATTTTTCAGATTATAGAAGACAAGACAGACCGGAAGCGGCACATGACAAATGGAAGGATTTTGTCTTTAAAAAAAGTGTAGAAAAAAGAGGGAATGACCAAGCCTTTGTTGAATACATAGAGAGTGTCCGGGGATACAAACATACCAATTGACTGGGAAGTAGGAGGTGCCACGGGTTGAGCAGCAATGACATCATTGTGAGTTTGGACATCGGTACATCCAAAGTGCGTGCTATCATTGGAGAAATTAACAACGGAACGCTGCAAATCATCGGCGTTGGATCTGCTGATTCAGAAGGTATTCGCAAAGGTGCGATTGTAGATATTGATCAGACTGTGCAATCCATTCGTAATGCTGTGGAGCATGCGGAACGCATGGTCGGTATAGAGATTACGGAAGTGTACGTTGGCATATCGGGCAATCATATCGGACTCCAGTCCAGTCATGGCGTCGTCGCGGTCTCGAACGAGGATAGAGAGATTGGTGAAGAAGACATCGACCGGGTCCTGAAGGCGGCCGAAGTCATTGCGCTCCCGCCGGAGCGGGAGATTATCGACGTCGTTGCGAAGCAATATGTGGTTGACGGTCTGGAGGACATCCATGATCCGCGCGGCATGATCGGAGTCCGCCTCGAGGCGGATGCGACGATTATTACAGGGGCGAAGACCGCGATACATAATTTGACCCGATGCGTCGAGAGAGCGGGGCTGCATGTCAAGGAACTGGTCCTGATGTCTCTGGCCGGCGGACATCTGGCACTGTCCAAAGATGAGAAGCTTATGGGTTCGGTATTGGTCGATGTAGGTGCCGGCGCCACGACGATTGCCGTGTTCCGCGACGGGACGCTAGCAGCTACTTCGACCTTGCCCATCGGGGGCGACTTCGTCACGAACGACATCGCTTACGGCTTGCGGACGATGTCCGATCAGGCGGAGAAGGTCAAGCTCAAGTTCGGCTGCGCCTGGGTGGACGATGCGTTGGAGGACCAAGTGTTCAAAGTCGTCCGCATCGGCAGCAACGTGGAGAAGGAGTTCGATCAAGTATTCCTCGCGAATATCATTGAACCTCGCGTTCAAGAGATTTTTCACCTTGTGAAGAATGAAGTGAAGCGTCTAGGTTTCACAGAGCTTCCTGGCGGGTACATTCTTTCGGGAGGTACCGTCTCTATGGCTGGTGTGTTGAATGCCGCACAGGCAGAGCTGCAGACATCGGTTCGGATTGCGGTACCTGATTATATTGGAGTGCGCGATCCAGGATTCGTAAGTGGTGTTGGGGTATTGCATCATGTCATGCGCTCCGTCCGACCACGCAGTGCAGGTGGCACCAAGAAAGCAGCCGCACGAAAGCCGGCTCCGGCAGAATCATCGAACAAGCCTGGTTTTATCGAACGGTTAAAAAATATGTTTAGCGAATTTATTTAAAGTTTGTTTGACTTCATGCCATCCATGCACAATGAAGGGGAGATGGAGAGCTCATGTTGGAATTTGAATTCGAGATGGAAGCATTAGCCCAGATTAAGGTCATCGGTGTCGGCGGCGGCGGAAGCAATGCTGTCAACCGCATGATCGATAACGGTGTCAAGGGCGTTGAATTTATTACGGTAAATACGGATGCGCAGGCGCTTCACTTCGCGAAATCCGAGCACAAGCTGCAGATCGGCGACAAGCTGACGCGCGGCCTCGGGGCAGGCGCGAATCCCGAAGTGGGGAAGAAGGCGGCCGAAGAGTCCCGTGAACTGATTATGAACACCCTTAAGGGGGCTGACATGGTATTTGTCACCGCCGGCATGGGTGGAGGAACGGGAACCGGTGCGGCTCCAGTCATCGCCGAGATCGCGAAGGAATGCGGGGCACTGACGGTAGGGGTCGTTACGAGGCCATTTACGTTCGAAGGCCGCAAGCGTCTGACGCAGGCGGAGATGGGCATTGAAGCCTTGAAGGAGAAGGTGGATACGCTTATCGTCATCCCGAATGATCGCCTCTTGGAAATTGTGGACAAGAAGACGCCGATGCTGGAAGCGTTCCGGGCGGCAGACAACGTGCTGCGGCAGGCAGTTCAAGGCATTTCCGACTTGATTGCCGTGCCAGGGCTGATCAACCTCGACTTCGCGGACGTGAAGACGATTATGACCGAACGGGGTTCGGCCTTGATGGGAATCGGCATTGCCAACGGGGAGAGCCGGGCGGCGGAGGCTGCGCGCAAGGCGATTATGAGCCCACTGCTCGAGACGTCGATCGATGGCGCACGCGGTGTCATCATGAACATTACGGGCGGAGCGAATTTGTCGCTCTACGAGGTCAATGAAGCGGCCGAGATTGTGACCGCGGCCTCGGATCCGGAAGTAAATATGATCTTCGGTGCAATTATCGATGAGAACATGAATGATGACATTAAGGTGACTGTCATTGCGACAGGATTCGAGCATAAGCCGGCTCCGATGATTCCAGGGCGCCGCCCTGCGACCAGCGAGACGAGCGGAGAATCCCGCGCTCAATCGCCGCTTCGTCCGTTCGGCAATACGCAATCCGGCGGAGATCAGCTGGACATCCCAACGTTCCTGCGGAACCGTCCGCGCAACAACAATAACGAATGATGATAGACGCAAGACGTCTGCCTATCGAGGCAGGCGTCTTTTTACATGCTTGTCCACCATCAAGGTTCGCTGCTCCTCGACAAAAAAAGTAACAATCCCCCACCCACCTTTAGACAGACTTCGGATAGCCCACTCTATATACTTATCCTTATCTCACGATAGATTGGCGGTACAAAAGGAGGGAGCGCCGTGACCGTCATCTATGCCGATCTCGTATTCGGGCTGAATCTAGCACTGGATTGGACGCTGCTGACGATGACTGCCTGGATGCGCGGACTCTCATATTCCCGCTGGAAAGTAGCGGCCGGAGCGGGACTTGGAACGCTCTATGCCCTGGTGTTGTTTATTCCGGCTTTTCCGCTGCTGTACACCTATGCGGGAAAGATACTGATATCCATATTTATGCTGCTCATTGCATTTGGATTTCGCAATCCCGGATATTTTTTTAAAAATATCGCCGTTTTTTACTTCTCGGCCTTCGTGCTCGCCGGCGGCGCCATCGGTATTCAGTATATGCTGCAGGATGCCAGGCTATGGTCGCTTGCTCATCGCACCTCGGAATGGCTCTCCGCTAACGGCAACCGGATGCAGGCGGGCATGGGGCTGGTCATTGCGGCGCTCCCCGCCTCGTACGGGCTGTTCCGCCTCGTCTGGAAATGGAGCAAGCGGCAGCAGCAAGTGGCGCGGCAGTTGGTTACGGTGGATATTCGCATCGGTGACATACGCCGCCAAGTAAGCGGATTGGTCGATACGGGCAATCATCTGAATGATCCGTTGAGCGGAGCGCCGGTGATGGTGACGGAAGCCCGGATATGGGAGGGCTGGCTGCCAGCGGACTGGCTGCAGCAGCTTGGCACCTCACAATCGCTCGACATGCTGGAATCGGTTAGCGGCGTCATCGATGTATCGAAGCTCCGGCTGCTGCCCTATCGCGGCGTCAATCAAGGTATGCAATGGATGATTGGCTTCAAACCGGATGAGATACGGATTACGACAGAGACGGGGACGCTGCTCTGCGATCGGGCGATTATCGGGCTCGACGGGGGCGTTCTGTCACGGGACGGCGCCTTCCAGGCGATTGTCCATCCGGATATGCTGGAGAACGGCCAGCAGATGCCGTCCGAGCCGGTTCCGACGGCCCATCGGGCATCTTGACGCTCAAGCTTGGAACTATGCCGGCGCAATGCGCCTCTATCGAATTCCCGGCAAGAAGGAGAACCTGTGCGGCGACTGCGTTCGGTGATTACCACGTACATAGGAGGAGTAGCCATGCGCTTGAAATGGAAATTGATCATGCAGCTCTATTATTACCGACTGTTGTTCTTATTGGGATTGAAGCGCGACGAAATCTATTATATTGGCGGCAGCGAAGCGCTGCCTCCCCCGCTGACAAGGGAAGAGGAGGAGTACCTGCTCTCGAAGCTGAGCAGCGGGGAAGCCGCCGTGAGAGCGATGCTGATCGAGCGCAATCTGCGGCTTGTCGTCTACATTGCCCGCAAATTCGAGAATA
Proteins encoded in this region:
- the ftsA gene encoding cell division protein FtsA; protein product: MSSNDIIVSLDIGTSKVRAIIGEINNGTLQIIGVGSADSEGIRKGAIVDIDQTVQSIRNAVEHAERMVGIEITEVYVGISGNHIGLQSSHGVVAVSNEDREIGEEDIDRVLKAAEVIALPPEREIIDVVAKQYVVDGLEDIHDPRGMIGVRLEADATIITGAKTAIHNLTRCVERAGLHVKELVLMSLAGGHLALSKDEKLMGSVLVDVGAGATTIAVFRDGTLAATSTLPIGGDFVTNDIAYGLRTMSDQAEKVKLKFGCAWVDDALEDQVFKVVRIGSNVEKEFDQVFLANIIEPRVQEIFHLVKNEVKRLGFTELPGGYILSGGTVSMAGVLNAAQAELQTSVRIAVPDYIGVRDPGFVSGVGVLHHVMRSVRPRSAGGTKKAAARKPAPAESSNKPGFIERLKNMFSEFI
- the ftsZ gene encoding cell division protein FtsZ; protein product: MLEFEFEMEALAQIKVIGVGGGGSNAVNRMIDNGVKGVEFITVNTDAQALHFAKSEHKLQIGDKLTRGLGAGANPEVGKKAAEESRELIMNTLKGADMVFVTAGMGGGTGTGAAPVIAEIAKECGALTVGVVTRPFTFEGRKRLTQAEMGIEALKEKVDTLIVIPNDRLLEIVDKKTPMLEAFRAADNVLRQAVQGISDLIAVPGLINLDFADVKTIMTERGSALMGIGIANGESRAAEAARKAIMSPLLETSIDGARGVIMNITGGANLSLYEVNEAAEIVTAASDPEVNMIFGAIIDENMNDDIKVTVIATGFEHKPAPMIPGRRPATSETSGESRAQSPLRPFGNTQSGGDQLDIPTFLRNRPRNNNNE
- the spoIIGA gene encoding sigma-E processing peptidase SpoIIGA, with translation MTVIYADLVFGLNLALDWTLLTMTAWMRGLSYSRWKVAAGAGLGTLYALVLFIPAFPLLYTYAGKILISIFMLLIAFGFRNPGYFFKNIAVFYFSAFVLAGGAIGIQYMLQDARLWSLAHRTSEWLSANGNRMQAGMGLVIAALPASYGLFRLVWKWSKRQQQVARQLVTVDIRIGDIRRQVSGLVDTGNHLNDPLSGAPVMVTEARIWEGWLPADWLQQLGTSQSLDMLESVSGVIDVSKLRLLPYRGVNQGMQWMIGFKPDEIRITTETGTLLCDRAIIGLDGGVLSRDGAFQAIVHPDMLENGQQMPSEPVPTAHRAS